In Micromonas commoda chromosome 16, complete sequence, the genomic window GGAAGCGGATATTAAACGGCGAGGTTTTGCGACTGCCCCGGGGCACGCCCCCGAGGTTCGGCCGGCTCGTGGCCACCATGCTCGTGCCCGTGCCCGAGACGCggccctccgcgacggcggcgctgtcctccgcggcgtggctcctcggcgacgggcggatGATgtcgtggcgcgcggcgaaagAGGCGCAGATGCGGAGCAGGAAGGACTCGGGCGGCGTCAACAAGGCGGACGTCGGGCCAGCCCCAGGTTTTGGTCAAAAAAGTCAGTCAGTCAgcggcggctccgtcgcgattggagccgcgtcgccgaagaCGAAGAGCAGGTTCGCGCCCGGGGGTACGTCGGCGGTTGGTCGGTTGGATCCAAGTTCGCCGCTCGGACCCAAGTTCGCCGGGTACGACCTGGAGCCCGCGTGGAAGTCCGCGGTTCCGAAGGAGTCCACGGTGCACTGGACGTTTCCAAAATCCGCGACGGatccgacgccggcgatgccgccgcgacggccgtcCATCGACCAGGAGctccacggcgcggcgcggcgggcccgGACGGACTCTCGCAGGAGCAagttcgagcgcgccgccgcgttcgtcctctccgtcgccctcggccgcgataagaccgccgcgctggtgtcggcgctgagggaggcTGGTTACGACGAGGGCAGcacgcatcgccgccgggaaaaggtgggcggcgaggacggcggcggcggcgaggacggcgaggacggcgtggacggcgcgagcgacctcgtccccgcggaggcgctcgaggcggcgcttTGGAAGATAGGttccgtggacgccgcgatgcaGATCGAAAtcctgcgacgcgaggcgacggacggcggcgcgacggaccgcgcgcctcgcgagtCGGAGACGGATTGCACCGACGAGGAAACCGgaacggacgacgacgaggggcggGCACGAACGAGCGTCGACAGGGGGAGCGGGGTGAGCGTGGAGTTCTCCAGGGTCCtcacgctcgcggagctccaCGATAACCACGCGCGGATCAATCGGACGGTGCGGAACGAGTACATCGAGTCCAGGGGGGAACAcggggggggcgacggcgtcgacggcgcggacgcgcacTTCCCGGGGGGCAAGATTCGCAATCGCGACGACTACAGCCTCAACGAGGGGATGCTGATGGCGACGCTCACGCGGGACGAGGGCAGTTTGTCCGCGGCGATAGAGGGCAAGGAAGGCAGCTTCTATTCTACCACGATCATGGAGGAAGACGAGGAAGAGGATGCGGACGGCGACACGCAGCTCAACGTCGGCGTCCAGGCGTTGCGACGGGCGAGCCAGAGCGGCgagaacctcgccgcggtggaggaggcggcgatggcgctggTTCGGTCGGGGGGCAGCTCCGGGGATTCGAACGAGTGATGGCACGACGCGAGTTTTAATCGTGATGACGCGTTCGTTCGTCAACGTCGAGCGCCGCTACGTTTCTTTCATCTCGCGTTTCGTTTCGTCGGTCGAGTTTCGTTTCGCGGTCCACGTGGACGCTGGTCTGCTGGTACGTATCGCGGAGGATCTGACTGACTGTCTACGCGGTGACGGAGTGGAACGTCTGGTGCACCTGCCTACCCTTGTTGTGGATCTCGGCGTTCTTCTTgtgcgcgttcctcgcctcATCGAGCGACTTGCGGCGGTCTTCCTTCTTCTCGAACTTGTCGTGCTCGTTGCAGTGCCTGCACGTGATCCCGACCTTCTTCGGGAGTTCCAGCTGCCTCTGCGAGAAGTCCTTCTTCGCGCGCATCTCGCCTGCGGGTGTGGACGGGACGAGGGGTTCAGGGTTCAGCGGATCGATATTCGCGGGTATCGAGGACATCGGAGAAAAATGGTCTGGAGGCTCGATcgaccgcgctcggcggggcgcggcatcgacgcgccTCGACGGGAGAATCGAAGCGTACGCGGTGGGGCGGAAAGAAAAAGGGGGGCGCTGTCGAATGAGTTTCTCACCGCACTCCTGGCACTTGTACGGTCCGTGGCCCGCGGTTCGGCCGACGCCTTCCATCTCACGGTGAACTTTGGTCATGTTGGGTATCGAAAGTCGGGGGTTCTGTAGTTGGGTTGGGCTTTGCGCAAGCGGATATGTCGCGATACGCGTCTCGCCCCCGGGTTAACAATTTCGTCCCTAAACGGCGTGCAAATGTGCCAGCGGCGCTTTCCCGGACTTTTTCATCGTCCTTTTTCGTGAGAATCTGGACGGATCCTGCAACGTTGCTCATACGCAAAAAAAACAAAACCGATATTTCCCGAAATCCATCATCGATCCACGTCGGATGCCACGTCACCAACCGGAGAACGTTCCGCGCCGGGGGCCCGGcccccccgcgacggtcgcggcaCACGACCACGCgtccgtccaccgcgcgtcgacgtcgaatcGCGGCATAttccgccgcgatgaccgaGGTGCAGCGCGCGACTCACCCGAGGggaaccgccgcgtcgcccccgcgcgtgcTGACGAGGAAAGAAGCATCGGCGGGAGATGATTGCCatcctcgcgacgacgagcgcgatcctccgtcgcgggtctcggacggacgcgcctcccccgcgccgcccggggtccgacggtcgcggcgtgACCTCGCGGACTCCGCCGAGGAtctcgcgtcgggcgcggcgggctcgcccgTGAagcgaacgcgcgagggcgcgccgcccgacaACACCGgaccgacgcccgcgagcgttcgcgcgggatcgtgcgcgacggaggaggagggaggtCCGTCCTCGGCATCCAACGAGGCGCCGTGGGTCGCGCGCTGGCTCGCGGGCCGTGAAACCCCGGGCGGCGACACGCCGGATGCccacgccggggacgccgcgggaggcATCCCccgagacggcgacggcgacggcgacggcggcgacgacgcccatcgaccgtcgccgctgcgTCGCGCAGACTCGGGATCGGCGCTGACGCTCCCATCCGAACCCGCCGGCAGCGAGTTCACCACCAACTGGTTCACGCACAACGCCGACTCCCTGACCGCGGTATTCACCCAGCTCGGCTGGATGAACGACGGcacccgggcgcgacgcgtgatCGAGATCGGGTGCTGGGAGGGCCGCAGCACGCAGTGGCTCCTGTGCGCGCTGTGCCGGCACGCGGATTCCGTGCTGTACTGCGTTGACAcgtggcgcgggggcgaccaGTACGCGGACGTGGGGTTCGACCTGGGAGGTGAGGCGCACGCGGGGtgggcggtggaggcgcggttcgacgcgaacgtgcgtttggtcaccggcgtcgaccccaacgaggaggaggaggaggaggaggaggaggaggaggaggaggaggaggaggaggacaaaAACGTAGAGACGAAAACCGCGAAACTCCGTCGTACACGCGTAAACCCGGTTCGTAAGATGAAGGCGCGCAGCCTGgacgtgctcgcgtcgctcctgGCGGACGGTCGCAGCGCCGGCACGTTCGACGTGGCGTACGTGGACGGCagccacgcggcgagggacgtcATCGGCGATGGGGTGATGTGCTGGGAGCTgctgcggcgcgggggcgtcgtcgtcttcgacgaTTACCGGTGGGACAGGGTGATGGGCGACGCGATACCGCCCAAGCGATGCCCGAGgatggcggtggacgcgttccTGGGGATgttcgaggacgagctgGTGGTGCTGGAGCGCGGGTACCAGGTGGTGGTGCAGAAGATCGCCACGCGAAGGTGACGAGACGAGCCAGGGCGCCGAGCGTCCGAGAGAATCTCAAGTTAAGAGTAGTCTATTCAAAACGTTCGAAAGTCTATGATACTGGCCGGTaaacgtccgcggcgccaaTCGCGAAACACACGTTTAAACGGCCGTCGATCACGAGAACTTGATCTCGACCCTAcacgcggccgcgacgtcccacCGCCCGTCATacgcgtccctcgtcgcgacgatcccggGGCACAGGGTTCGCTCGTTGatacccccgccgcgttcgtcgccgatTCTCGCAAACGCCTCGAtctgcgtcggcgccgactcCCCGGGCTCCTTTCCGACCACGACGCCCCAGCCCCAcccgcgcaccgcgtccctcgcggtcccagcgctgctcctcgacacgtccttcggcggcgcggtcgcggcgaggccccacccgccggcgtcctcgtcgccgtcgtcggcgtatTGCCCGAAGAGcttcgcggtggacgcccacgccgacAACAGCGTcctctcgccgacggcgaataaacccgcggcgctcatcgataacccgcgcgcgcctcgcctcggtccttccgccaccgcgagcgacatCGCCGCCCGTGTGCCCGGCCTCGCGGTGACCTgcgcgagccgccggggctggtacccgccgccgtcttcaAACGGTTCCTCGCCGGAGAAGAAGCCGCCGGACACGCCGaagagggcgtcggcgaagtcGTACGACGCGCAGAGCGCGGTGCCGCGGCACTCCGCGAGCGTGGGGGaacccaccgcggcgaggttcgtgagggcgacgccgcggccgggggaGAACGGGTTgagcgtggcggcggcgtcctggCCCTCGCCCCCAACCGGCGCCAACCTGATCcatccgtcgcgcccgacccTCTTTCTGTACATGAGCTTCTCCAGGGTCACGgtcggcgcgtgcgaggaGACGTTGGCGACGTTGGCGACgttggcgacgcgctcgtacGGGGAtggggcgggggcgtcggcgtcgtcgacggcggcggtcgtcgtcgtcgagaatCGCGCCGTCATCGAATCCCCCCCCGGGAACGGCGCctccaccgtcgtcgcgcagtCAAgacccgggcgcgtcgccgccacggcgcccgcgtgccCGACCCCCCAGcatcgtcccgcgcgcgtgtccaCCCGGACCcgttcgctcgcgcggctcgcgcgctcggtggCGAGATTCCGCTCCACCGCCCGAACGCGATCGCGGATGGAGGTGATCTCCccgaacgcctcgcgcgtcagtCGGCGGAGCGTCTCCACGTCTCCgtgcctcgcgggcgcgtcgtcgtcgggcgtggagacgggcgacggggaagaTCGATCGCTCGAGAACTTCATGGCGAACGGCGTCTCGAAGCAgtggtcgcggcgctcgtcggtcCGGTTTTCATCATCACGTGAAGGGCGGGATCAGGCCAGGCAGTTGCTTGCACTGACTGTCGTGGGTTTTGACGACGCCCGTGTAGACGCACGGAACACTCGTCGCGGGGCGCCCCGACCGAGCTTTCCCGTGTTTTCCTCGTcgcatcgcgagcgcgatgcaCGTGTCGATGTCTCTggccgcccatcgcgtcgccctctcCGCTCGTCGCACCCGCGGGCCCGGGAAGAGGCGAgccccgacgacgatcgtATCCGCATCGGAGGGAGGATCATCGTCATCACCACCCGGTcacgtcgcgtcctcctcccgccgcgtcgcgctcctctcctccgcggcgttcgcgttccttccccccgccgcgctcgccgacgagggaggGAGCTTCCTCCGGGACATCCAGGACGGCAACctggcgaggaaggcgaggCTGTTCATGGGCCCGCTCCAGCTCACCCGCGACAGGCTGGACGAACTGGAGCGAACGGAGGCGTCCATGAACGTCGACGACCTGGCGGTGGCCCTGGGCAAGGCGACGCTGGACTGCCTCAACCCGCGCGGCCCCCTCGCGCAGTACGCGCAGGTGCGCGACGTGTGCACGCTGAGCATCCTGGTCAAGTCCGCGACCAAGGGGCCCGCGGTGGTCAACGCCGACGACTCGCGggagaccgccgcggtgcgcgcggcggcgaacgcgctggTGACGTCGTACGACGAGCTGGGTAAGGAGCTCGCGAATGAGacgacgggcggggcgcgggcggcggcgttcgaggcgtcgcgggcgaggcttcgggacacggcggcggcgctgctggaTTGCTTCCGACTCGACGACAGGTTCGCGGGGCCGATCCGATCGGACTTTCCCGACTTGTTCGGCGCGTGATGGATGATGGGCCGGGGATTGGGGGTGCGATGGACGGGTGGGGGGGGGATGTGATGGATAAACGGGTGGGGGGGGTGTGATGGATGGGtggggagggcgacggcggcggttgagAGCCGCTCGGGTTCTCACTTTCTCCCGACAGTTGACTAAGGTTTTATGTAGACCAGTCTATGGTTTTTATTCCTCGCGAGACGTCTTGTTTATCATAGTGTGTAATTTGCCTATTTGTCTTAAAAACCCTTATTTATCTATTTGTGATCTCCACGTGAGCGCATTAGGACGGGGACAAAAATGTAACCTCTTCACGCGAGAGAAGATGTGAGAAAGAAAGGTCGCGGTGATGAGCAAGCGTGAGTTGTCGGTCAGGCGAGGGGCGCCCGCCTGCACAACGTgcacgcaccgcgcgcgcacacctcgcgtcgcgcgtgacCTCCGGGCGACCGAGGATACGAGCGAAGAGCGCGAGAGGACGGATCGACGGTGAACCCGAGactcggcgcgggtccggaGAGATCACCCGGGGCCCACGGCGGGATCGCCTCACGTGCGTGCGTGCGCCGAGAGTCGAGTTCAACCTCGCCTTGTGTCGAATTCAAGTTATCcgcccgggcgcggaggccTAGCGCCGTCCGgtgaggacgcgcgcggctggacgacgacgaaagcGCGTGCATCCATCGCGATGACCGGGCggatggcgagcgcgccgcgcgtctccggcctccgtcgccgggggcgccgcgcgttcctcccggccgtcctcggcgcaTCCCTCACGACGCTCCTGCTCgtcttcgcgctcgccgcgcccaagctcgcgcgcgcgcacgaggaCTCCGAGGAAGAAGGCCACGCGTCGCCCAACGGCACCCACGGGTACCACTTCGAGTACTATGACaggcccccgcccccgccgccggcgcagcCCGCGCACTACGTGGGAGGCGTCTACGACAAGAATCACTCGCAGACCTGGCACGGAGAGGTCGAGGTCGTGTGCACCGTGGTCGTCAAACCCGGCGCCTACCTCGCCATCACCCCGGGCGCCACGATCAAGTTCAGGCCCAACTGCACTTACGAGGACGCCAGGCTGTGGGGTCTGACGGACccgggcggcgtgggcgtgtCCAAGCCCTCCATCGTGGTCATGCGCGGCGCCAAGCTGTACGCGGCGGGAACCGCGGAGAAGCCCATCGTGTTCCGCCccgtcgaccccgacccgAACCATCcggaaggagaaggaggagaaggaggccacgtgcgcggcgcgtggggcgGCATCGTCGTGATGGGCACCGCGAGGGTTGGATGGAACGTCGGGGCGACGAACGTCGACGTGGAGACAATCGTCGATCGatccgaggacgccgagttTGCCGAGTGGCtcgacgaacccgccgagcccgggcacgtcgcgtcgcacgaGACGCACGACGCCTACGCCgtggcgcgcgtcccgcgcggggtGTTCCCGCCCGTTCCCGGCCTGTTCGGGGGGGGACAAAACGACGGATATCTCGAGTACGGCGGATATCGCGACGATTCCTcgtgcggcgtcgtcgagcacgtcgtcgtcctcggcggcggcggacgcaaCGAGTCGAACCCGGCCGCGGTGGGCCCCGGCAACCACGACATGCCCGCGCTCGGGTTCTTCGGGTGCGGGTTCGCCACCAAGGTGGAGCACGTCGAGGTGGCGCACTCCGCGGGGCACGGGCTGTACCTGGGCGGCGGGATGGTTTCGCCTCGACGGGTGGCGGCTTGGGacaacgccggcgcgggggtcaagacgacggcggggtaCCGCGGTGTCATCGACGAGCTGTTCGTGCACGTGCCCCGaatcgccgcgaacgcgtcgggcgcgaacgcgtcgggaATTCGCGCCGAGGGGTTCTGGTCGCACGGCGGAGGGTCGGTGGACGAGTCGGTGTATCGCACGCACCCGATGCTCTTCcacgccaccgtcgtcgccgagccgaTTCCGTACCCgtacacgccgccgcctgttCCCTACCAGCCGCCCAGCTGGATAGGGAGTGATGGATACGGGGCATTGGATGGAACTGATCGTCACCAAAGTTACCCAGGAAGCTCAACACTCGGCTGTCAACATACGTATTTACCTGTACCCTCCGGTTGCGAAATCGCCCAGGATACCGATGAAGCTCATGAAGTTATCAAAAACCATGCTTGGGGAACCCATGTGATGTGCACTCATACCGTCTGCTATGGCACGGCTGCATACAATACCGGTGCCGTCTGGGGTAGTGGCTCTGTACTGAGTCAGCAGGAAGGTGGGGAATTGGTGTACAAACCGAGTGGGTGCTCACTTCGGATTCTCATCCActgtccgccgccggtgctgccgccgccgccggcggcgctcgtgcagatcgcgcgcggatccggcgccaccgtcggcaACTCGGTCGTCATGCCGAGCACGGAGAGGGCCGTCGCGTTTTCCGTGGACGACTGCAGCCCCAAACTCCGCGTGGGCCAtttccgcgacgtcgacccctCCGCGTTTGCGGCGAAGAGCAACGATGCCGTCTCCatcgacgatcgcgtcgccgtcgcggggctcggcgacgatcccCCGACGAAAAACTCTGACTACAGGGATTACGACGGGTCGTGGTCGCGGCACGTGGTggactcgtcgccgacgccgtttaacctcggcgcggggtgcgAGGAGGCGCCCCTGTGGCGCGTCAACCGGAACCCGCCGCAGTTTAGGAGCGGCGACTTCGCTCTGGACCCGAAGGCTGCGAGTCGCCTCGAcccccgcgccaccgccgcgatggtggcggcggcggcgctcgatcCTGTCCCGCCGcgcatcgtcgacggcgtggcgactcgacgcgacgcgcgcacgacgtgGATGCTGGACTCGCTCTTTTACCggccggacgccgccgccgtcgacggatcGACCGCACGCGACGGATCGACGAACggatcgtccgcgtccgccgccctaACCCACCCCGGCGCCTTCGGACCGACGCACGCCTTGCCgtggttcgcgcgcgtcgaggctgacGGCGATTTCGgttcgcgaacgcgcggcgccaccaTCACGCCGCTGACGAGATCCGACCCGGATCCCGGGtacgcgacgatggcggcgttcgcggacgacgcgtgcgacggggAGAGGCTGGGCGAGGTTGCGGTCCGCCGGGGCGCGTGTTACGAGGTTCCGGATTGGATTCAGGCTGGGGACTCGCCCCTCTCTCGGCTGTTACCCGAGGAGATGCACTTGGGCGTTACGCAGCCCTCGGCAACCCTGGACCTCATCGCCACCTCGCACACGGGCAATCAAAAATTCTctgaagccgccgtcgtaAACGGCAAGGCTGTCTTTGCGCCCTTCGATGCACCCGCCGTGTACGTGGTCGACCTGAGCACGATGGAAACCAGTATCTGGGACTTGCCCGATCCCCTGGGGACTACCAGCTGGAAGTTCAGAGGAGCCGCGGCCGCAAACGGCAAGGTCATATTTGCACCGTACACAGCGGACGCCATTGGAGTGTTTGACCCGAACGAtttcgacgcgttcgaggcaATTTCCATCACCGTCACGGTAACAGGTTCCAACTCAGGCAGGAAATTTCAAGGAGCCACGCTGGCGAACAACGGTCTGGTCATCTTTGCGCCCGCCTGTGCAGACGGCGTGGGAGTGTTCGACCCGAGCACCAAGAACTTCCGGCAAGTGGCGAAATCGGCGCTCGTTAACGCCGTCCCGGATGCGCACAGATTCTACGGAGCCGTGACCGCCGACAACGGGAAGATCGTATTCGTACCGGGCTGGGCGAACGGCGTTGGCGTGTGGGACCCGAACAACGAAGAAGGCTTTTCGTACGTGGATATCAGCGCGCCCAGTTCAACCGTAGACTTGGGCGGTTTGAGCAGCTTCGTCGTTACACATAAGTTCATGGGAGGCGCCAGTGCGAGTAACGGCAAGGTGGTCTTCGCGCCttacgccgcgaacggcgttGGGGTGTTCGATCCCAACGACAACAGCTTCGTGTTGGTGGACATCAGCGCGCCCAGCGCAACTGTGAAGCTGGGTGGCTTGAGCGGCTTCACGGGTCCCGCAAAGTTTGGGGCAGCCGCGGCAGCGAGCGACGGCAAGGTCATCTTCGCGCCCAGCAATGCTGAGGCCGTTGGAGTGTTTGACCTGAGCGATAACAGCTTTGAGCTTGAGCAGGACGAAAAaagcagcagcagcctcAAAGCTCAGATGAACAAATTCCAAGGAGCAGAGCCTTTGGACAACGGCCAGATACTCTTCGTGCCCTGGACGATGGACAATTTCGGTATTTACACTCCAAAGTCTCCTGATTGTTCCACTGCGCCCTCAAATTTGGTTTCCAATTTTTCGAGATACATGCGGTTCgacatcgacggcgcgagtGTGAGCGTCTACGAAGGGTCGGATGCAATGGCCAGGTGCCGCGACTCGCAGGCGCCAAGTTTAACCATCGCGTTGCCCATCGCACCGTCACCAGCATCATCACCATCATCACCATCGCAGCAGTACGGTAACTGCACGTGCCTCTGCGAAGGCACGCCAGTCGGGGACATTAACGTCACGGATGACTACGGCGGCATGGGTGTCCCGGCGAGTATGTGCATAGGAAAAGGACCTGAACAGTGCCAGCGACAGAAAAATTTGACGTGCGGCGTGAACTTCACTACCAATTGGTCGTACGTCCCTACGTACACCGGTGCCAACTTCACCGATGAATCGTCGTCCAGCCAGAACGGCTATGAAGAGCAGTACGGTAACTGCACGTGTCTTTGCGAAGGCGCGCCAGTCGGGGACATTAACGTCACGGAGAGTATGTGCATAGGAAGCGGACCTGAAGAGTGCCAGCGACAGAAACATTTGACGTGCGGCGTGAACTTCACTACCAATTGGTCGTACGTCCCTACGTACACCGGTGCCAACTTCACCGATGAATCGTCGTCCAGCCAGAACGGAGTGGCGAGTGACAATCAA contains:
- a CDS encoding predicted protein is translated as MTEVQRATHPRGTAASPPRVLTRKEASAGDDCHPRDDERDPPSRVSDGRASPAPPGVRRSRRDLADSAEDLASGAAGSPVKRTREGAPPDNTGPTPASVRAGSCATEEEGGPSSASNEAPWVARWLAGRETPGGDTPDAHAGDAAGGIPRDGDGDGDGGDDAHRPSPLRRADSGSALTLPSEPAGSEFTTNWFTHNADSLTAVFTQLGWMNDGTRARRVIEIGCWEGRSTQWLLCALCRHADSVLYCVDTWRGGDQYADVGFDLGGEAHAGWAVEARFDANVRLVTGVDPNEEEEEEEEEEEEEEEEEDKNVETKTAKLRRTRVNPVRKMKARSLDVLASLLADGRSAGTFDVAYVDGSHAARDVIGDGVMCWELLRRGGVVVFDDYRWDRVMGDAIPPKRCPRMAVDAFLGMFEDELVVLERGYQVVVQKIATRR
- a CDS encoding predicted protein — its product is MNVDDLAVALGKATLDCLNPRGPLAQYAQVRDVCTLSILVKSATKGPAVVNADDSRETAAVRAAANALVTSYDELGKELANETTGGARAAAFEASRARLRDTAAALLDCFRLDDRFAGPIRSDFPDLFGA
- a CDS encoding predicted protein produces the protein MKFSSDRSSPSPVSTPDDDAPARHGDVETLRRLTREAFGEITSIRDRVRAVERNLATERASRASERVRVDTRAGRCWGVGHAGAVAATRPGLDCATTVEAPFPGGDSMTARFSTTTTAAVDDADAPAPSPYERVANVANVANVSSHAPTVTLEKLMYRKRVGRDGWIRLAPVGGEGQDAAATLNPFSPGRGVALTNLAAVGSPTLAECRGTALCASYDFADALFGVSGGFFSGEEPFEDGGGYQPRRLAQVTARPGTRAAMSLAVAEGPRRGARGLSMSAAGLFAVGERTLLSAWASTAKLFGQYADDGDEDAGGWGLAATAPPKDVSRSSAGTARDAVRGWGWGVVVGKEPGESAPTQIEAFARIGDERGGGINERTLCPGIVATRDAYDGRWDVAAACRVEIKFS
- a CDS encoding predicted protein, encoding MTKVHREMEGVGRTAGHGPYKCQECGEMRAKKDFSQRQLELPKKVGITCRHCNEHDKFEKKEDRRKSLDEARNAHKKNAEIHNKGRQVHQTFHSVTA
- the CYCH gene encoding predicted protein (Putative cyclin H involved in the control of the cell division cycle) translates to MTGRMASAPRVSGLRRRGRRAFLPAVLGASLTTLLLVFALAAPKLARAHEDSEEEGHASPNGTHGYHFEYYDRPPPPPPAQPAHYVGGVYDKNHSQTWHGEVEVVCTVVVKPGAYLAITPGATIKFRPNCTYEDARLWGLTDPGGVGVSKPSIVVMRGAKLYAAGTAEKPIVFRPVDPDPNHPEGEGGEGGHVRGAWGGIVVMGTARVGWNVGATNVDVETIVDRSEDAEFAEWLDEPAEPGHVASHETHDAYAVARVPRGVFPPVPGLFGGGQNDGYLEYGGYRDDSSCGVVEHVVVLGGGGRNESNPAAVGPGNHDMPALGFFGCGFATKVEHVEVAHSAGHGLYLGGGMVSPRRVAAWDNAGAGVKTTAGYRGVIDELFVHVPRIAANASGANASGIRAEGFWSHGGGSVDESVYRTHPMLFHATVVAEPIPYPYTPPPVPYQPPSWIGSDGYGALDGTDRHQSYPGSSTLGCQHTYLPVPSGCEIAQDTDEAHEVIKNHAWGTHVMCTHTVCYGTAAYNTGAVWGSGSVLSQQEGGELVYKPSGCSLRILIHCPPPVLPPPPAALVQIARGSGATVGNSVVMPSTERAVAFSVDDCSPKLRVGHFRDVDPSAFAAKSNDAVSIDDRVAVAGLGDDPPTKNSDYRDYDGSWSRHVVDSSPTPFNLGAGCEEAPLWRVNRNPPQFRSGDFALDPKAASRLDPRATAAMVAAAALDPVPPRIVDGVATRRDARTTWMLDSLFYRPDAAAVDGSTARDGSTNGSSASAALTHPGAFGPTHALPWFARVEADGDFGSRTRGATITPLTRSDPDPGYATMAAFADDACDGERLGEVAVRRGACYEVPDWIQAGDSPLSRLLPEEMHLGVTQPSATLDLIATSHTGNQKFSEAAVVNGKAVFAPFDAPAVYVVDLSTMETSIWDLPDPLGTTSWKFRGAAAANGKVIFAPYTADAIGVFDPNDFDAFEAISITVTVTGSNSGRKFQGATLANNGLVIFAPACADGVGVFDPSTKNFRQVAKSALVNAVPDAHRFYGAVTADNGKIVFVPGWANGVGVWDPNNEEGFSYVDISAPSSTVDLGGLSSFVVTHKFMGGASASNGKVVFAPYAANGVGVFDPNDNSFVLVDISAPSATVKLGGLSGFTGPAKFGAAAAASDGKVIFAPSNAEAVGVFDLSDNSFELEQDEKSSSSLKAQMNKFQGAEPLDNGQILFVPWTMDNFGIYTPKSPDCSTAPSNLVSNFSRYMRFDIDGASVSVYEGSDAMARCRDSQAPSLTIALPIAPSPASSPSSPSQQYGNCTCLCEGTPVGDINVTDDYGGMGVPASMCIGKGPEQCQRQKNLTCGVNFTTNWSYVPTYTGANFTDESSSSQNGYEEQYGNCTCLCEGAPVGDINVTESMCIGSGPEECQRQKHLTCGVNFTTNWSYVPTYTGANFTDESSSSQNGVASDNQGPTGGSQESQPICGKVGNSYLAITDVDVAAGSMNSEDRVIMTEWQGASDCDDAGLPIWTFMDASSVTSDSEIFERDALGMAPAAAPASTERCYGDGVGGQSYRLACTPTGALRVSTWFCSNCSAAVGPASETKEGEHPTVNKTAEGWEICEAGAAPRIVSSCGGLAVAQSFSGAVATASGPFGSFRRYRTPMEALREDHPLWVGSSLGKNATAARRDNDMLAGLGYETTSALPHLCVDSRERESLGWTTHVTANGGYLSIETDQPQSWCLGSDYVSLECPNSGGVHVWCVNATQLEGAARLPDGHCRNELDGADPNDSDCSGFTSGTNGYVWNGIDLGGAWRGSLYKQGYFARLIPKPCDASIPIDNGNPGVAAIAGDTSYTYDFIVNADYYHHDHGLFIYYVKLDGVLPSADQFTVHVDSYRESCVSLPGGSCVAGVAGFIDGDEFTLTNWHKASTTAGTHVFSITTTAMVSQIEIKYFRPMYKPGWLIKMNGVEVYRESANGGSDDLPSPVTHTYNLIPIDNGNPGNCTASLAHGASCTPTCDTGYVLSGSRSCDNGVLRDTARCDMSCDASHAIVNGNPGTSCGSPLVHGTSCTPECNTGYTLSGSRSCDSGQLTDTAVCVELDHFCVDSTNRDTWGWVLHKPSTDNEGYTTFDENPESWCADYDYVLLECPRLNNGGELQAWCANKTQMLASPAAKSDCNGGLLNEHCPGYGTEGVAVWNGIDLGGVYRGSAYKRDVFLTKLPGYAAPAPPSAPSTGNHSDTGNHSDTGNHSDTGNHSHTGNHSDETQSDYPYNDYPYNDYPYNDYPYNDYP